GCGGCGAGTACGGCGCCGGCGGCACGATCGGCTCCGAGGACGAGCAGGAGTTCCTGGGCATCCCCGGCCTGCTGGACGCCGACCAGATGCGCACCGTGCTCCAGCAGCAGCAGGCCCAGCAGCAGGCCCGGCGCCAGAAGAACAGTCACGCGAACACGCCGGTCACGCCCGGCGTCGTCGACCACCGGCAGCTGATGGACCTGCGCAAGGAGCTCAGCACGCTGGTCTCCGCCTGGGCGAAGAAGTCCGGCGCTCCGCACGGCTCGGTGCACAACACGCTGCGCAGCCGCAGCGGGGGACCGGCCGTCGCCCAGGCGAGCGCCGAGCAGATCCAGGAGCGGATCGGGATCGTGCGCGGCTGGTTCGTCGGTCGCCGCTGACCAATGCGTGCCCGGTATCGGGCGGGCATGGCCGACTGCTGGCGGGTGAGCGGCCTCTATGCCACTGCTGCCGCAGAGGTCGCACCTGCGCCCGTGACCGACCGACGAGCTGCGGTCCGGACCGCTCGAAGCGGCCGCTGGGCTCCATGCACGTCCGCGGCGACGACCGCGCGACCGCAGGTCCGACTCGCGCCCGTGGTTCTCAGCGCAGTACGCGTGCGGCCTCGCCCCCATCGGTGATGGTGGGGATAGCGGCCGGGCCGTCGGGGCCGTCATCGGCGGACAGGCCCAGTTCGGCGACCGAGACGGCATGCTGTGCGCGTGCGGCCTCGACCCGCGCCGGGGCGCGCAGGTCCTCGACGAGCTCGCCGCCGAGGATCAGCGGCTGCTGCAGCGGCCGCAGCGAGGTGCGCGTCCAGTCGGGGCTCGACGCTCCGGAGGTCAGCTCCGCGGTCAGCTCCCGCTCGAACTCGGCGACCTCCGCCTCGCCGGGCAGCACCAGCTCGGCGTGGGCGTGCTCGCCCACCCGCATGCGGTAGGCGGCCTTGCCGGCGCCGAGGGTGGCCTTGTCGGTGGAGCGCTTCCCGACGGGCTGCATCCGTCCGTCGGCGCCTTCGCGCTCGACCAGCTTGAAGACGAAGCCGGGGGCGGGGTGGCCGCCGCCGGTGACCAGACGGGTGCCGATCCCGTAGCCGTCCAGCGGGACGTCCTTCAGCTCCTCGAGGCGATGCTCGTCCAGATCGCCGGTCGCGGTGATCCGGGTGCCCCTCGCGCCGAGGGAGTCCAGCAGTGCCCGCACACGTCCCGCCTGGGCGGCGAGATCCCCGGAGTCCAGGCGCACCGCCCCCAGGCCGGGCCCGGCCAGTTCGACCGCGCTGCGCACCGCCGTCTCGACGTCGTAGGTGTCCACCAGCACCGTCGTCCCGCTGCCCTGGGAGGCCAGCTGCGCCCGGAAGGCGTCCTCCTCGGTGTCGAACAGGAGCGTGAAGGCATGCGCGGCGGTGCCCGCGACCGGGACCCGGTAGTGCGCGCCCGCGGCGAGGTTCGAGGTGGAGGCGAAGCCCACGATGTACGCGGCGCGAGCCGCGGCGATCGCGCCGTCCTCGTGGACCCGCCGCCCGCCCATCTCGATGCAGGGCCGGCCGCGCGCGGCGGTGATCATCCGCGCTCCCGCCGAGGCGACGCCGCTGTCGTGGTTCAGGATCGACAGCACCACCGTCTCCAGCAGCACCGCGTTCTCGAAGGTCCCCTCGATCCGCAGCACGGGGGAGTTCGGGAAGTACAGCTCACCCTCCGCATAGCCGTGCACATCACCGGTGAAGCGGTACTCGGCCAGGTGCTCGAGGGTCTCCTCCCTCAGCACCCCGGCCCTGCGCAGGTAGCGCAGGTCCGCGTCGTCGAAGCGGAAGTCCGCGATCGCGTCGAGCACGCGGCCGGTGCCCGCGAGCGCGCCGTAGCGGCGACCCTCGGGCAGGGACCGGGTGAACACCTCGAAGACGCAGCGCCGCGAGGCGGTGCCGGCCTCGCGGGCGGCCTCCAGCATCGTCAGCTCGTAGAGGTCGGTGAGCAGGGCAGAAGTCACGGGGTCCACCGTAATGCGTGCGGGGGCGGCGCATGGTCGGGCGCGCCCCGTAGACTCGTCACCGCCGCATCCCGATCCTGGGGGTGCGGCTGGACTCAGGAGGATGTGCATGCCGGTCGAGCTGTCGCGGGCAGACCCGGGAACCGAGTCGGCCACCGACCCCGCGGGCAGCGCGCAGGCGGTCCTGGAGGCCGACGGCCCCTGGTGCACCGTGGTCTGGAACGACCCCGTGAACCTCATGAGCTACGTCGAGTTCGTGTTCCGCCGCTACTTCGGCTACTCGCGCCTGGTGGCCGAGCAGCTGATGATGCAGGTCCATGAGGAGGGCCGCGCGATCGTCTCGCGCGGGTCCCGCGAGCGAGCGGAGACCGACGTGCAGGCGATGCACTCCTTCGGGCTCCAGGCCACGCTCGAGAAGGCGGGGGAGCGCTGATGGCGCACGCATTCCGGCGTCGCACGGACGGGACCATGGCCTGCCGGCTGGACGGCGAGGAGAAGGCGATCATCGCCCAGGTCGCCCAGGAGACGGCGGACCTGATCCGCGCGGACCTGGGGATCGACGCCCACGGGGACGGGCTGCGCCGTGCCGCGCAGAGCGAGGACCCGCTGCGCCGACTCGAGGCCGAGTTCGCCGGTCGCGACGCCCGCGAACCCGCGGATGCCGCTGTCCGGCGCCTGTTCCCCGCGGCATCGGACGATCCGGACCTCGCGACCGAGTACCGGCGCCTGGCCCAGCAGGATCTCGCCGACGGCAAGCTCACCGACCTCCGCCTGGTGATGACGATCCTGGACCGCAGCGGCGGCGGACACGGCGAGGTCGTGATCGACGACGCCGAATCGATGGCGATGCTGCGGGCACTGAACGACGTGCGGATCGTGCTGGCCGACAGACTGGGGCTCGAGCGCGACGGCGACTTCGACACCGTGCGGATGCTCCAGCAGATCGGGGATCAGGTCGAGGAGGCAGAGCCCGTGGGTGATGACGAGCACGTCGGCTCCGACATCGTCATCGCCGTCTACGAGCTGCTGTCCTGGCTGCAGGAGAGCCTCCTGCGAGCGCTGGACTAGGCCCTGGCATGCACCGTCGGCCGTCTCCGCGCCGCGCCGGCGGATGTGACCGAACTGTGAAACGGCACGCAGTGAGCGTGCCATCACAGCAGTGGACGGCTGTCGAGATTAGCCTTGGACGGATGAACAACGCGCCGATCGGGATCTTCGACTCCGGAGTGGGCGGCCTCACGGTCGCCCGCGCCGTCCTCGACCAGCTGCCCCAGGAGGAGCTGGTCTACATCGGCGACACCGCGCACGGACCCTACGGGCCGCGCTCCATCGCCGAGGTGCGGTCGCTGGCGCTGACGATCATGGACGAGCTGGTCGGGCACGGGGTGAAGATGCTCGTCATCGCCTGCAACACCGCCTCGGCGGCCGTGCTGCGCGACGCCCGCGAACGCTATGAGGTGCCGGTGGTCGAG
The window above is part of the Brachybacterium vulturis genome. Proteins encoded here:
- a CDS encoding DUF2017 domain-containing protein, which gives rise to MAHAFRRRTDGTMACRLDGEEKAIIAQVAQETADLIRADLGIDAHGDGLRRAAQSEDPLRRLEAEFAGRDAREPADAAVRRLFPAASDDPDLATEYRRLAQQDLADGKLTDLRLVMTILDRSGGGHGEVVIDDAESMAMLRALNDVRIVLADRLGLERDGDFDTVRMLQQIGDQVEEAEPVGDDEHVGSDIVIAVYELLSWLQESLLRALD
- a CDS encoding nicotinate phosphoribosyltransferase, with the protein product MTSALLTDLYELTMLEAAREAGTASRRCVFEVFTRSLPEGRRYGALAGTGRVLDAIADFRFDDADLRYLRRAGVLREETLEHLAEYRFTGDVHGYAEGELYFPNSPVLRIEGTFENAVLLETVVLSILNHDSGVASAGARMITAARGRPCIEMGGRRVHEDGAIAAARAAYIVGFASTSNLAAGAHYRVPVAGTAAHAFTLLFDTEEDAFRAQLASQGSGTTVLVDTYDVETAVRSAVELAGPGLGAVRLDSGDLAAQAGRVRALLDSLGARGTRITATGDLDEHRLEELKDVPLDGYGIGTRLVTGGGHPAPGFVFKLVEREGADGRMQPVGKRSTDKATLGAGKAAYRMRVGEHAHAELVLPGEAEVAEFERELTAELTSGASSPDWTRTSLRPLQQPLILGGELVEDLRAPARVEAARAQHAVSVAELGLSADDGPDGPAAIPTITDGGEAARVLR
- the clpS gene encoding ATP-dependent Clp protease adapter ClpS, with protein sequence MPVELSRADPGTESATDPAGSAQAVLEADGPWCTVVWNDPVNLMSYVEFVFRRYFGYSRLVAEQLMMQVHEEGRAIVSRGSRERAETDVQAMHSFGLQATLEKAGER